The genomic window AGTTCCCATCCGAGCGAGCCGACGAAGTTCACCCGGAGCGCCCGGACCTTCGGGCAGTAGCCGACGGGGATTTCCTGCATGGTGAGCCAAGGGAAGGCCTCGTTCGAGATATCCGCGTCCGCCAGCTTTTGCAGCACCTTGCGGGCGTCCGGACCGGCCAGCACGAAGACGCCGTACTGGGTCGTGATGTCCTTGAGATAGACCGACCCGTCGCGCGGCAACTGCTTCTGCAGGAAGTCGAGATCGTAATCGTGGCCGGCACCGGGGCCGATGACGAAGAAGCGCTCACCCCAGAGGCCGTCCGCCATCCGGGTGATGGTGAATTCCGAACGTACGGAACCGGACGGGTTCAGCGCGTGGCAGAGATTGATGCGGCCAATGCCCTTCGGAATGGCGTTCGCGACCATGCGGTCCAGCCAGGCCCGCGCGCCCGGTCCCTCGACCTCGTATTTGGCGAAGGAGGACAGCTCCAGCAATCCGACCCGTTCGCGCATGGTACGGACCTCGTTGCCGACATGTTCGAACCAGTTGGAGCGGCGGAACGAATAGACGTCCTCACGCTCCACACCTTTCGGCGCAAACCAGTTCGGACGCTCCCAGCCGAAACGCGCGCCCCAGACCGCACCCGCCGCGTCGAGCCGGGGATAGGCCGGCACGGTCTTGGCCGGACGGCCGGCCTCGCGCTCTTCCATCGGGTAGTGGTTGACGAAGACGTGCTCGTAGGCTTCCTCGTTCTTGATCTTGGCGTAGTTCTTGGAAACCACACCGAAGCGCCGCGGGTCGACGCCGATCATGTCGACCGACGGTTCGCCATCGATGATCCAGTTGGCGAGCTGCCAGCCGGCACCACCTGCCGCGGTCACGCCGAAGCTGTGCCCTTCCGAGATCCAGAAATTCTCCAGACCGAAGGCCGGACCCACCATCGGGTTTCCGTCCGGCGTGTAGGAGATCGGGCCGTTCACGATGTCCTTGATGCCGGCATTCTCGAACGAGGGCACGCGGGCCATGCAGGCCTCGACATGCGGCATCAGGCGCTCGAGATCGCCCGGGAAGAGATCCTTCTCGAAGGTCGAGGGCACGCCGTCGACGAAGCAGGCCGGGGCGAAGCGCTCATAGGGACCGAGGATCCAGCCGTGACGTTCCTCGCGGAAATAGTACTGGGAGTCGGATTCGCGCAGCACCGGCAGCTCGTGATTGCCTGCTTCGCGGTATTCCTTCAGCGTCGGATCGACGTCGGTGACGATGTACTGGTGCTCGACCGGGATCGCCGGGATCTCAAGCCCGACCATCTTCGCCGTGGTGCGGGCATAATTGCCGGTCGCGCAGATCACGTGCTCGCAGCGGATGTCGCCCTTGTCGGTCTTTACGATCCACTCGCTGTTCTCGCGCTCGATCCCGTTGACCTGGGTCTGTTGATAGATCTCGGCACCATACATCCGCGCGCCCTTTGCGAGCGCCATGGTGAGGTCAACCGGCGCTATATGGCCGTCGGTCGGATGCCAGAGCGCGCCGACCAGGCCGTCCATGGAGGCGAGCGGCCAGAGCTTCTTGATCTCGTCGACGCCGACCAGATGCGCCTCGACTCCGATCGTCTCGGCGGTGCACTGATAGTTCCGGTATTCGTCCATCCGGTCCCTGTTGGTCGCGAGGCGAAGATTACCGGTCTGGTGAAAACTGACCGCCTGGCCGGTTTCCTCTTCGAGCGTCTTGTAAAGCTCGACCGAGTACTGGTGCAGCTGCCCGACGCTGTAGCTCATGTTGAAGAGCGGAAGCAGGCCGGCCGCGTGCCAGGTCGAGCCCGCCGTCAGTTCCGTCCGCTCCAGGAGGACGACGTCGCTCCAGCCCTTTTTGGCGAGATGATAGAGGGCGCTGACCCCGACCACACCGCCGCCGATCACCACTGCCCGTGCCTGCGTCTTCATTTGCCCATTCCCCAGTACCGGTTTTCCGGCCGATTTCGCTTCAGGGGGAGAGCTTGCACCTTTTCGTCCGTCACAATTCACGAAAAGCGACCCGGTTGTGTCGGATTCGGAATGTTGCGGAATGCTGGTTTTCTGCGGAATAGACGCGATGAAGTACCGGCGCTTTGACATTATGGAATGAGCGTGTTTAGGCTAAATGCCAGATCGTGAAAAACACGACGCATTGCTGGTGAGCGAGAGGAACGCGCCGCCGCAGGGGCAGAACAGGGGCAATAAATCACATGGCAGACGGCAATCAGCCGTTCGTTCAGTTCAAGAACGTTCAGAAGACTTATGACGGCGAAATCCTCGTCGTCAAAAATCTAAATCTCGATATCGAGAACGGCGAGTTCCTGACCATGCTGGGGCCGTCCGGATCGGGCAAAACGACGTGCCTGATGATGCTGGCCGGCTTCGAGACACCGACCCAGGGGCAGATCATGCTCGGCGGGACGGAACTCAACAATGTGCCGCCGCACAAGCGCGGCATCGGCATGGTGTTCCAGAACTACGCGCTGTTCCCGCATATGAGCGTCGCGGAAAACCTCGCCTTCCCGCTCGAAGTCCGCAGCATGTCGAAAGCGGACACGGAGGCGAAGGTCCGGCGGGCGCTCGACATGGTCGAGCTCGGCGCCTTCGGCGACCGGCGGCCGGGCCAGCTTTCCGGCGGCCAGCAGCAGCGAGTGGCTCTCGCCCGTGCGCTGGTGTTCGAACCGGACCTGGTCCTGATGGACGAACCGCTCGGCGCGCTCGACAAAAATCTGCGCGAGCAGATGCAGTACGAGATCAAGCACATTCACGACAATCTCGGCATGGCCGTGGTCTATGTGACGCACGACCAGTCAGAGGCGCTGACCATGTCGGACCGGATCGCGGTCTTCAACGACGGCAAAATCCAGCAGCTGGCGAAACCGGCAGACCTCTACGAGCGGCCCGAAAACGCCTTCGTCGCGCAGTTCATCGGCGAGAACAACCGGCTCAAGGGCAAGGTGAAATCGGCGAACGGAACCGGCTGCACGGTCGAGGTCGATGGTTTCGACGTCAATGCGCTGAAGGTCAATGTCGGCGCGGTCGGCGAACAATCGACACTGTCGATCCGCCCGGAGCGGGTGCAGCTCTCTCCGGAGCCCGGCTCCCTGCCGAACATCTTCGACGCGAGGGTGCTGGAGCTGATCTATCTCGGCGACCACATCCGCTGCCGGATGTCGTGCTGCGGAGATGACGAATTCATCGTCAAAGTCCCGAACACGCATGCACACGCCTCGATCTCCGAGGGAGACAGTGTCAGCGTCGGATGGGACATCGACGATTGCCGTGCCCTGGACGCCTGACGCGTCCAGCTTACGGAAAAGGGAAGCCGGCCTCCCCACCCGGCTTCTCGCAAGCGGCCACGCCGCGAACAATTCCAGGGGTAATTCCAAACTAGGGAGTTCTTCGCAAATGAGAGCAGTTAAACCCTCCAGTCTTCTGATCGCGGGTCTTGCCGCCATCGGGCTGACCACTGCGGCCCACGCGGCCGACACCATCACCGTCGTCTCCTGGGGCGGCGCCTACACGAACAGCCAGGTGAAGGCCTATCACGAGCCGTGGATGGCCCAGACCGGCAACAAGATCAACTCCGAGGACTATAACGGCGGCCTCGCGGAAATCCGCGCGCAGGTGGAAGCCGGCAACGTGACCTGGGATCTGGTCGACGTCGAGCTGGCGGACGCCGTCCGCGGCTGCGACGAAGGCATCCTCGAGCCGCTGCCGCTCGACGAGCTGCCCGCCGGTGCCGACGGCACCCCGGCGAAGGACGACTTCATCTCCGGTACCCTGCACGAGTGCGCGGTCGGCGAAATCGTCTGGTCCACCGTCTATGCCTACGACAAGAGCAAGGTCTCCGGCTCGCCGATGACCATTGCCGACTTCTTCGACACGAAGAAGTTCCCGGGCAAGCGCGGCCTGCGCAAGACCGCCAAGGTCAACCTCGAATGGGCCCTGATGGCCGACGGCGTTCCGGCCGGCGAAGTCTATGCCATGCTCGCCACCCCGGAAGGTGTGGACCGCGCCTTCAAGAAGCTCGACACCATCAAGAACGACGTTGTCTGGTGGGAAGCCGGTGCGCAGCCGCCGCAGCTCCTGGCCGACGGCGAAGTCGTCATGACCAGCGCCTATAACGGCCGCCTGTTCAACGCGATCGCGAAGGAAGGCAAGCCGTTCGAGATCGTCTGGGACGCCCAGGTCTGGGATATCGACCTCTGGGTCATGCCGAAAGGCACCAAGAACAAGGCAGTCGCCTGGGAGTTCGTGAAGTACTCCACGGATACCCAGCGCCTCGCCGACCAGGCGAAGTACATCTCCTACGGCCCGGTCCGTAAGTCCTCCTTCGCCAAGGTCCAGAAGGACATGCAGCCGCACATGCCGACGGCTCCGGCCAACTTCAAGAATCCGCTGCAGAACGACTTCGGGTTCTGGGCCGACTACGGCGACGAGCTGAACGAGCGCTTCAACGCCTGGCTCGCGGGCTAAGCATTTTCGAAGGTTCGGGGGCGGATCCGTCCGCCCCCGGCCGATCTTCAAGCGCGGACCGGTTCGCCCGGGCTTGAAAATCGGCGTAAAGGGATCGGACCAATGGCAGCTGTTACGGAAAACGACGGTGTGATGCGCGCGGCGGACGGAACTCCGCTGAAGCAGGCGCTTGCCCGGGCCACGCGGATGAACAAGATCCGCGCCTTCCTGCTGACCACGCCGCTGCTGGCCTTCATCCTGGTCACCTTCATCTTGCCGATCGGCCTGATGCTGTTCCGCAGCGTCAGCGCGCCGGAAGTCGTCGAGGCCTTTCCGAAAACCATCGCGATCCTGAAGGAATGGGACGGCGAGGATCTTCCGGGCGAGGAAACCTACGCGATGCTCGCGACCGAAATGTCCGACCGCGACAACAGATTCAATCTCGGCAAGGCCGGTACCCGGCTGAACTATATCGAGAGCGGCTTCCGCTCCCTGATGAACCTGACGGTGCGCCGGATCAAGCGTGCCGAGGAGCCGCCCTACAAGGACGCGTTCATCAAGATCGACGAGCGCTGGGGCCAGGTCGATACCTGGAAGACGATCCAGCTTGCCGGCGATCCGTACACGATCCGGGCCTATCTGAACGCGCTCGACCTGACCCAGGCACCGAGCGGCGAAATCGTGGCCCAGCCCGAGATCAAGCAGATCTACGTGACGCTGTTCCTCAGAACGATCTGGGTCTCGTTGGGTGTGACAGCGGCCTGCATCCTGCTCGCCTACCCGATTTCGTATCTTCTCGCGACGCTTCCAGCGGGAACCGCGAATCTGTTGATGATCTTCGTGCTGCTGCCGTTCTGGACCTCGCTGCTCGTCCGCACGACCTCCTGGATCGTGCTGCTGCAGACCAACGGGGTTATCAACGACATATTGGTCTGGATAGGGATCGTCGGCGACGAGGACCGGATTCAGATGATCTACAACATGACCGGCACCTTCATCGCCATGACGCATATCCTGCTGCCGTTCATGGTGCTGCCGCTCTATTCGGTGATGAAGACGATTCCGAAGGACCATATGCGTGCGGCCCGTTCGCTCGGCGCCAATCCGGCGATCGCCTTCGCACGGATCTACATGCCGCAGACGGTGCCAGGTGTCGGCGCGGGATCGATCCTCGTCTTCATCCTTGCCATCGGTTACTACATCACGCCGGCCCTCGTCGGCGGCCAGGACGGTCAGCTGATCTCGAACATCATCGAATATCACATGAAGAAGTCGCTGAACTGGAGCCTCGCGGCGGCGCTCGGCGGCATCCTGCTGGCTGGGGTGCTCGCACTCTACTGGCTCTATAACCGCATCGTCGGCATCAACAACATGAAGCTCGGCTAAGGAGACGCACCATGTCAGCTATTCCCTCCTATGCCGGTCCGCTCGAACGCTTCTGGTACTATGCCTTCCGCTTCCTTTGCGGCGTGATCTTCCTCTTTCTGATCTCTCCGATCATCGTGATGATCCCGCTCTCGTTCAACGCGGAGCCCTATTTCACTTTCACGCCGGAAATGCTGGCCCTCAAGTCCGAGGCGTTTTCCCTGCGCTGGTACCAGGACATCCTGGACAACGACCAGTGGCTGCACTCGATGAAGAACAGCTTCATCGTCGGCATCGCAGCCACATTCCTCGCGACCTCGCTCGGCACGATCGCCGCGCTCGGACTGTCGCGCTCCGAGATGCCTTACCGGACACTGATCATGGGCGTCCTGCTCTCGCCCATGATCGTGCCGCTGATCATCACCGCTGCCGGCCTGTTCTTCTTCTATTCCTCGATCAATCTGGCGCAGACCTATACCGGCCTGATCCTGGCCCACACGGCGCTCGGCACGCCCTTCGTCGTGATCACGGTGACGGCGACGCTGTCCGGTTTCGACCGCAACCTGATCCGCGCCGCCTCCAGCCTCGGTTCCTCGCCGCAGCGGACCTTCTTCAAGGTCATCCTGCCGCTGATCTCGCCGGGCGTGATCTCCGGCGGCCTGTTCGCCTTCGTCACCTCCTTCGACGAGGTCGTGGTCGCCCTGTTCCTCGCCGGCTTCGAGCAGCGCACGGTACCGCGGCAGATGTGGGCGGGTATCCGCGAACAGATCAGCCCGACGATCCTTGCGGTGGCGACGATCCTGGTGCTGATTTCCGTGATGCTTCTGGCGGCCATGGAGATCCTGCGGCGGCGTTCGGAGCGGCTCCGCGGCCTCAGCCCGAGCTAAATTGTCGCGCACCCCTTTACTTCTGCGGCGAATGACCTCATTTTAAGAACTGTTCGCAAAAAGCGACGAGGCAGGACATGTATCGCGACAATTCCCTCATCCCGAAGGAAGCCATCCGGATGGCAGCGCTCGGCGCGCTCTCCGGCGGCCCGCGCGCCTACGCGGATATCGCAAGCGAGGTCCGGCAATTCGCCGCCCGGATCGTCGGACCGTCCCTCGATCTGCTCGGCAGCTCCATCGAGCTTCTGAAGTTCGAAGGCCTGATCTCGCCCGTCGCGGGCGAAGGTTTCGAGGACAACGCCCAGCTGCGTCTCACCGACGACGGCTGGGAGGCGCTGAAGGATTACCTGACCGCCGCCGTCCGTCCAGGCGCGAACGACCTCAACAAGCTCGTCGTCGCGCTGAAGCTGCGCTTCCTGCACCTGCTCGAGAAGGAAGAGCAGCTGCACCAGATCGACGCCTTGCGCGGTCTCCATGAGGGCGAACAGGCGCGCCTGAACGACCTGCTCTCGCACGAGGAATGGCAGCAGGGCCACCTCCGTGCCTGGATCGAGATGGAAATCGCTCAGGTCGAGGACCGGATCGCCTGGTGCGACCGCCTCGCCGCATCCCTCTGACTGTCTGAGCCGAAACCGCTTGGCGGGCCTATCGGGCTCGCCAGAGGAGAAAGACGCCGTGCGCTTCGCTGGAAGGGACCGTTGGAGCGGCCGTGCTCCCCGCCAGTTCCAGTCCGGCCATGACGGTGCTTCCATCTTCCGGCCCGGCGAAGGACGGGTCCAGCGCCGCGACCGCATCCGGAGAGAGCACCCGGAGTTCCTGCTCCTCTCCTGCGGCGACGGCGAAGCCGCCATCGCGGAGCGACACCCGGCCGCCGAACAGCCGCGCGAGGAACGCCGCGTCGCGCTCCGGCATCTCCGAGCGGAAATAGACGGCCGAGATCGACTCCGCCCCGTTCCGGTGCGTCTGGAAGTCCGGCTTCCAGAAATAGTCCTGCGCCCGGTTCTCGCAGACGAAGAAGGCCACCCGCGGCATGTCCGGGCTGGTGGCGAATCCGAGCGAGAAGGATACCGTGACCTCGCTGCCGTCCGGAAGCTTCGCCTTGCGCTCGAAATCGAACGGCGCGTAGGTGGGGATGCCCTCCTCGCCGAAGCTCGCGATGTCCGCGCGCGTATCGTCGGTTTGGAAAACGAGCATCGTCATGCCTTCGCCAAACCCGGCCATCGCCTTGTTGTGCGCCCCGAAACCGAAAAACGGCGGCGTCGCCGCGAAATCGTGCGGCAACAGCCTGTCCGGCCGGTCGACTTCCAGCAGTTCGATAAAATTCCGGCCGTGAAACTGCGCCAGCCTGTTCCGAGTCCCCATCCGGTCCTCGTGATAGGCCGTCGGGGTAAGGGTAAATCCAAGTCTCTCGAAGGTCGCGGCGGCCCTGTCGAGGTCGTCGACGCGATGCACGACGTGATCTATGGAGCGTCCGTTCATCGAGCTCTCCCTCTCGTTTGAAATCTCAGGCCACGGAAAGCGGCTCAGAACATGTGCTGGCCGCCGGTGACGAAGATTTCCGTGCCCGTCACATAGGCCGAATCGTCGGAGCAGAGATAATGGATCGTCGAGGCGACGTCCCGCGGCGTTCCCAGACGGTTGAGCGGAATCCGGGGGATCAGCATCTCGTATTCGGGCGACAGCATCGCCGTTTCGATTTCCCCCGGCGCGACGGCATTCACCCGGACGCCGAGTTCGGCGAACTCGTTCGCCATTTCCCGCGTCAACGAGGACAGCGCCGCCTTCGAGGTGCTGTAGGCGGACCCGGCAAAGGGATGGATGAAATGCCCGGCGATCGAGGTGATGTTGACGATCGCCCCGTTTCCCCGGTGCAGCGCGGCCGCGAAACCGCGTGCGAGGCGGAGTGGCGCGAAGAAATTAAGTTCGAACACCCGCCGCCATTCGTCGAGATCGCCGTTCAGGCAGCCGAGCCGTTCCTTGAACGGCGTCTTCGGCGACCAGCCGGCATTGTTCACGAGCGCGTGGAGCGGACGGTCCCCGAGCAGCTCGTTCGCCTCGTCGATGAAATGATCGAGGCTGTCCGAGTCGGTCAGGTCGGCCGTGATGTGGTGGCTCCAGTTCGGATCGCGGCGGCATTCGGCCGGCGGCGCGTCCCTGGAGCAGGTGATGATTTCCCATCCGCGTTCACTGAAGAACCCGACGGTGGCGTGGCCGATGCCCCGGCTGGCGCCGGTCAGCAGCATGGTCTTTTTCGATGTGCTCATGGCGCCGGAGTGTAAGCAATTGCGGCGGCCCGAAAAAGGGCCGCCGCACCGCTTTCGTCACGATATCATCGAGACGTCATTATTTCACCGAGGCGATCCGGAACGTCCGCTGGACGCCGTCATGTTCTGTGATGGAAACATATTCGCCCTCGACGAAATGATGACGGTCGAACTTGAAGATCGGCTCGTCGTCGTCATCGCCTTCTTCGTAGCTGAAGACCCATTTCCGTCCCCGGGTGTGGATCAGCAGCCCTTCCTCGTCCGGCTCGCCCTGCCAGAACCGGTGTACGGTGCAGTCACCCTTGACCTTCTGCCACGCATCAAGATCCAGACTGCCGTCGCCGGCGAGCGGGGCCTTGAACTCGTAGCCGTGATTGATGCTTCCCTCCGGAAAATCCGGATTACGCGCAAGTTCGAGGCGAATGGTACGCACGCTCAAGGGACTTGCTCCTTCCATCGAACAAATGATGTG from Nisaea sediminum includes these protein-coding regions:
- a CDS encoding SDR family NAD(P)-dependent oxidoreductase, whose amino-acid sequence is MSTSKKTMLLTGASRGIGHATVGFFSERGWEIITCSRDAPPAECRRDPNWSHHITADLTDSDSLDHFIDEANELLGDRPLHALVNNAGWSPKTPFKERLGCLNGDLDEWRRVFELNFFAPLRLARGFAAALHRGNGAIVNITSIAGHFIHPFAGSAYSTSKAALSSLTREMANEFAELGVRVNAVAPGEIETAMLSPEYEMLIPRIPLNRLGTPRDVASTIHYLCSDDSAYVTGTEIFVTGGQHMF
- a CDS encoding ABC transporter ATP-binding protein, whose protein sequence is MADGNQPFVQFKNVQKTYDGEILVVKNLNLDIENGEFLTMLGPSGSGKTTCLMMLAGFETPTQGQIMLGGTELNNVPPHKRGIGMVFQNYALFPHMSVAENLAFPLEVRSMSKADTEAKVRRALDMVELGAFGDRRPGQLSGGQQQRVALARALVFEPDLVLMDEPLGALDKNLREQMQYEIKHIHDNLGMAVVYVTHDQSEALTMSDRIAVFNDGKIQQLAKPADLYERPENAFVAQFIGENNRLKGKVKSANGTGCTVEVDGFDVNALKVNVGAVGEQSTLSIRPERVQLSPEPGSLPNIFDARVLELIYLGDHIRCRMSCCGDDEFIVKVPNTHAHASISEGDSVSVGWDIDDCRALDA
- a CDS encoding ABC transporter permease — protein: MSAIPSYAGPLERFWYYAFRFLCGVIFLFLISPIIVMIPLSFNAEPYFTFTPEMLALKSEAFSLRWYQDILDNDQWLHSMKNSFIVGIAATFLATSLGTIAALGLSRSEMPYRTLIMGVLLSPMIVPLIITAAGLFFFYSSINLAQTYTGLILAHTALGTPFVVITVTATLSGFDRNLIRAASSLGSSPQRTFFKVILPLISPGVISGGLFAFVTSFDEVVVALFLAGFEQRTVPRQMWAGIREQISPTILAVATILVLISVMLLAAMEILRRRSERLRGLSPS
- a CDS encoding VOC family protein, which gives rise to MNGRSIDHVVHRVDDLDRAAATFERLGFTLTPTAYHEDRMGTRNRLAQFHGRNFIELLEVDRPDRLLPHDFAATPPFFGFGAHNKAMAGFGEGMTMLVFQTDDTRADIASFGEEGIPTYAPFDFERKAKLPDGSEVTVSFSLGFATSPDMPRVAFFVCENRAQDYFWKPDFQTHRNGAESISAVYFRSEMPERDAAFLARLFGGRVSLRDGGFAVAAGEEQELRVLSPDAVAALDPSFAGPEDGSTVMAGLELAGSTAAPTVPSSEAHGVFLLWRAR
- a CDS encoding ABC transporter permease, with product MAAVTENDGVMRAADGTPLKQALARATRMNKIRAFLLTTPLLAFILVTFILPIGLMLFRSVSAPEVVEAFPKTIAILKEWDGEDLPGEETYAMLATEMSDRDNRFNLGKAGTRLNYIESGFRSLMNLTVRRIKRAEEPPYKDAFIKIDERWGQVDTWKTIQLAGDPYTIRAYLNALDLTQAPSGEIVAQPEIKQIYVTLFLRTIWVSLGVTAACILLAYPISYLLATLPAGTANLLMIFVLLPFWTSLLVRTTSWIVLLQTNGVINDILVWIGIVGDEDRIQMIYNMTGTFIAMTHILLPFMVLPLYSVMKTIPKDHMRAARSLGANPAIAFARIYMPQTVPGVGAGSILVFILAIGYYITPALVGGQDGQLISNIIEYHMKKSLNWSLAAALGGILLAGVLALYWLYNRIVGINNMKLG
- a CDS encoding GcvT family protein translates to MKTQARAVVIGGGVVGVSALYHLAKKGWSDVVLLERTELTAGSTWHAAGLLPLFNMSYSVGQLHQYSVELYKTLEEETGQAVSFHQTGNLRLATNRDRMDEYRNYQCTAETIGVEAHLVGVDEIKKLWPLASMDGLVGALWHPTDGHIAPVDLTMALAKGARMYGAEIYQQTQVNGIERENSEWIVKTDKGDIRCEHVICATGNYARTTAKMVGLEIPAIPVEHQYIVTDVDPTLKEYREAGNHELPVLRESDSQYYFREERHGWILGPYERFAPACFVDGVPSTFEKDLFPGDLERLMPHVEACMARVPSFENAGIKDIVNGPISYTPDGNPMVGPAFGLENFWISEGHSFGVTAAGGAGWQLANWIIDGEPSVDMIGVDPRRFGVVSKNYAKIKNEEAYEHVFVNHYPMEEREAGRPAKTVPAYPRLDAAGAVWGARFGWERPNWFAPKGVEREDVYSFRRSNWFEHVGNEVRTMRERVGLLELSSFAKYEVEGPGARAWLDRMVANAIPKGIGRINLCHALNPSGSVRSEFTITRMADGLWGERFFVIGPGAGHDYDLDFLQKQLPRDGSVYLKDITTQYGVFVLAGPDARKVLQKLADADISNEAFPWLTMQEIPVGYCPKVRALRVNFVGSLGWELHHPIEYQLHLFDALMEAGKEYDIGLVGMRAMDSMRLEKTYRLWGTDLNAENTLLEAGLKRFVRLNKGEFTGREALVRQQEEGVPNTYCTIEIDADDADPFGNEPVFMDGEVVGRGTAGGYGHYVGKSLMLGYIRTDKAVIGAECQVRVLDQLRPARIVAESPYDPENLALKA
- a CDS encoding polyamine ABC transporter substrate-binding protein, whose translation is MRAVKPSSLLIAGLAAIGLTTAAHAADTITVVSWGGAYTNSQVKAYHEPWMAQTGNKINSEDYNGGLAEIRAQVEAGNVTWDLVDVELADAVRGCDEGILEPLPLDELPAGADGTPAKDDFISGTLHECAVGEIVWSTVYAYDKSKVSGSPMTIADFFDTKKFPGKRGLRKTAKVNLEWALMADGVPAGEVYAMLATPEGVDRAFKKLDTIKNDVVWWEAGAQPPQLLADGEVVMTSAYNGRLFNAIAKEGKPFEIVWDAQVWDIDLWVMPKGTKNKAVAWEFVKYSTDTQRLADQAKYISYGPVRKSSFAKVQKDMQPHMPTAPANFKNPLQNDFGFWADYGDELNERFNAWLAG